From a single Nicotiana tomentosiformis chromosome 2, ASM39032v3, whole genome shotgun sequence genomic region:
- the LOC138904467 gene encoding uncharacterized protein, with the protein MLKQVHVNLPFTEVLSQMPAYANFLKEILTKKRKIEETSVVKLIEHCSAILQNKLPQKCGDLGSFTILCSLGTIKFDKSLCDSGASINLMPLSIYKNLESEIEEIRSVPISLQLAGQTPLIPEGIVEDVFVWVDKFVFPVDFIVVNMEENKEVPLILGRPFLATGRAILDIHERKPMLIVGEEIVTFEMNVEIGVIKEKPAASVEWKVKGSKEKAAASEKDKCGVYPKKAEKKLSV; encoded by the coding sequence atgctgaaacaagttcatgtaaatttgccattcacagaggtgctctcccaaatgccagcttatgcaaaTTTTTTGAAGgaaatcctgacaaagaagagaaagatagaagaAACATCAGTAGTCAAGCTTATAGAGCATTGTAGTGCAATCTTgcagaacaaactcccacaaaagtgtggagatctagggagttttactatactttgctctttaggcactattaaatttgataagtctttatgtgattctggtgcctcaattaatctaatgcctttgtctatttacaagAATCTAGAGAGTGAGATTGAAGAGATAAGGTCggtaccaatatctttgcagctggctgGCCAAACACCTctgatacccgaggggatagtggaagatgttttTGTgtgggtagataagtttgtatttcctgtagactttatagtagtgaatatggaggagaataaggaggtccctctcatcttaggaagaccattcttagcaacagGCAGAGCAATCTTAGACATACACGAGAGAAAACCCATGCTTATAGTGGGCGAAGAGATTGTGAcgtttgagatgaatgtagagaTAGGGGTGAtaaaggagaagccagctgcaagtgttgagtggaaggtgAAGGGTTCAAAAGAGAAGGCAGCAgcgagtgagaaagataagtgtggtgtgtaccccaagaaggctgagaagaagctgtctgtatga